From Nicotiana tabacum cultivar K326 chromosome 22, ASM71507v2, whole genome shotgun sequence, one genomic window encodes:
- the LOC107760010 gene encoding nudix hydrolase 17, mitochondrial isoform X2, with protein MFKTFSMSSRMGRDLQRYNEGCRQVVGCIPYRYRETNESSFNNGARIDDLEFLLISSQKSPRVMFPKGGWEIDESLKDAALRETFEEAGVLGEVEVQDYLGTWSFKSKSQGTFHEGHMLPLLVTEELDDWPEKTARRRFWMKFNEAREVCWHPWMKEALDVFASKLANRNKEEPQTSCPFEELPDKTMTNIDTEVANQMYNDETRMEAEVNPLTCEEPSINPVFDDEQIISTVADSMLNETLFSEELGISHVAAPMFNESKRISIIAHS; from the exons ATGTTTAAGACATTTTCTATGTCCTCCCGAATGGGAAGAGACTTGCAAAGATACAATGAAGGTTGTCGTCAGGTTGTTGG ATGCATTCCTTATAGATACAGAGAAACTAACGAGTCATCTTTCAATAATGGGGCCAGAATTGATGATTTAGAGTTTTTATTGATCAGCTCACAGAAGAGTCCAAGAGTAATGTTCCCTAAG GGGGGTTGGGAAATTGATGAGTCATTAAAAGATGCAGCTTTACGAGAGACCTTTGAGGAAGCTGGGGTTCTAGGCGAGGTTGAGGTTCAG GACTATTTAGGTACATGGAGTTTCAAGAGCAAAAGCCAAGGCACATTTCATGAGGGGCACATGTTGCCTTTGCTTGTTACTGAGGAATTAGATGATTGGCCTGAGAAAACTGCCCGTCGACGTTTCTGG ATGAAATTTAATGAAGCTAGGGAAGTATGTTGGCATCCATGGATGAAGGAAGCTTTAGATGTATTTGCTTCTAAGCTTGCAAACAGAAACAAAGAAGAGCCTCAGACATCATGCCCTTTCGAGGAATTGCCAGATAAAACAATGACAAACATTGATACTGAAGTAGCTAACCAAATGTACAATGATGAAACAAGAATGGAAGCTGAAGTTAATCCGTTGACATGTGAAGAACCAAGCATAAACCCAGTCTTCGACGATGAACAGATAATTAGCACTGTAGCCGATTCCATGCTCAACGAGACATTGTTCAGTGAAGAACTTGGAATTAGCCATGTAGCTGCACCAATGTTCAATGAAAGTAAAAGAATAAGTATTATCGCTCACAGCTAG
- the LOC107760010 gene encoding nudix hydrolase 17, mitochondrial isoform X1 encodes MFKTFSMSSRMGRDLQRYNEGCRQVVGCIPYRYRETNESSFNNGARIDDLEFLLISSQKSPRVMFPKEVTGSSHENSLLQKCRGGWEIDESLKDAALRETFEEAGVLGEVEVQDYLGTWSFKSKSQGTFHEGHMLPLLVTEELDDWPEKTARRRFWMKFNEAREVCWHPWMKEALDVFASKLANRNKEEPQTSCPFEELPDKTMTNIDTEVANQMYNDETRMEAEVNPLTCEEPSINPVFDDEQIISTVADSMLNETLFSEELGISHVAAPMFNESKRISIIAHS; translated from the exons ATGTTTAAGACATTTTCTATGTCCTCCCGAATGGGAAGAGACTTGCAAAGATACAATGAAGGTTGTCGTCAGGTTGTTGG ATGCATTCCTTATAGATACAGAGAAACTAACGAGTCATCTTTCAATAATGGGGCCAGAATTGATGATTTAGAGTTTTTATTGATCAGCTCACAGAAGAGTCCAAGAGTAATGTTCCCTAAG GAGGTTACGGGTTCGAGCCATGAAAATAGCCtattgcagaaatgcagg GGGGGTTGGGAAATTGATGAGTCATTAAAAGATGCAGCTTTACGAGAGACCTTTGAGGAAGCTGGGGTTCTAGGCGAGGTTGAGGTTCAG GACTATTTAGGTACATGGAGTTTCAAGAGCAAAAGCCAAGGCACATTTCATGAGGGGCACATGTTGCCTTTGCTTGTTACTGAGGAATTAGATGATTGGCCTGAGAAAACTGCCCGTCGACGTTTCTGG ATGAAATTTAATGAAGCTAGGGAAGTATGTTGGCATCCATGGATGAAGGAAGCTTTAGATGTATTTGCTTCTAAGCTTGCAAACAGAAACAAAGAAGAGCCTCAGACATCATGCCCTTTCGAGGAATTGCCAGATAAAACAATGACAAACATTGATACTGAAGTAGCTAACCAAATGTACAATGATGAAACAAGAATGGAAGCTGAAGTTAATCCGTTGACATGTGAAGAACCAAGCATAAACCCAGTCTTCGACGATGAACAGATAATTAGCACTGTAGCCGATTCCATGCTCAACGAGACATTGTTCAGTGAAGAACTTGGAATTAGCCATGTAGCTGCACCAATGTTCAATGAAAGTAAAAGAATAAGTATTATCGCTCACAGCTAG
- the LOC107760011 gene encoding uncharacterized protein LOC107760011 isoform X2 — protein MEIEVADLTNKRMKPSVADSETTENDIELAKDAEEEHALIPVPMASEQMEAEIANILEKMNHFTQHVYVSELLESGKSMLKELSNEFEERLIQIHKEQMEKWQEEIKELRLLDTANEEADALLLNAKYLLQNVHGES, from the exons ATGGAAATAGAAGTTGCCGATCTCACGAATAAGCGCATGAAACCTTCT GTGGCAGATAGTGAAACAACAGAGAATGATATCGAACTAGCGAAGGATGCCGAAGAAGAACATGCATTGATCCCTGTCCCTATGGCTTCTGAACAAATGGAGGCGGAGATTGCCAATATTCTTGAAAAGATGAACCATTTTACCCAGCATGTATAT GTATCTGAACTGCTGGAATCAGGGAAGTCCATGCTTAAGGAGCTGAGTAATGAATTTGAAGAACGATTGATTCA AATACACAAGGAACAGATGGAAAAGTGGCAAGAAGAGATTAAGGAACTGCGCTTGCTTGACACAGCAAATGAGGAGGCTGATGCTCTGTTGCTAAATGCTAAATATCTACTTCAGAATGTACATGGTGAATCCTGA
- the LOC107760011 gene encoding uncharacterized protein LOC107760011 isoform X3, which yields MEIEVADLTNKRMKPSVADSETTENDIELAKDAEEEHALIPVPMASEQMEAEIANILEKMNHFTQHVSELLESGKSMLKELSNEFEERLIQIHKEQMEKWQEEIKELRLLDTANEEADALLLNAKYLLQNVHGES from the exons ATGGAAATAGAAGTTGCCGATCTCACGAATAAGCGCATGAAACCTTCT GTGGCAGATAGTGAAACAACAGAGAATGATATCGAACTAGCGAAGGATGCCGAAGAAGAACATGCATTGATCCCTGTCCCTATGGCTTCTGAACAAATGGAGGCGGAGATTGCCAATATTCTTGAAAAGATGAACCATTTTACCCAGCAT GTATCTGAACTGCTGGAATCAGGGAAGTCCATGCTTAAGGAGCTGAGTAATGAATTTGAAGAACGATTGATTCA AATACACAAGGAACAGATGGAAAAGTGGCAAGAAGAGATTAAGGAACTGCGCTTGCTTGACACAGCAAATGAGGAGGCTGATGCTCTGTTGCTAAATGCTAAATATCTACTTCAGAATGTACATGGTGAATCCTGA